From Rutidosis leptorrhynchoides isolate AG116_Rl617_1_P2 chromosome 3, CSIRO_AGI_Rlap_v1, whole genome shotgun sequence, a single genomic window includes:
- the LOC139897682 gene encoding uncharacterized protein isoform X1: protein MASVTAVSDVTDGPVLTLINKRIRNLKKKLNRITQLEESVAQGKSVIKNKEQKDLLASKPSILAAIDELDKFRQPLSVAVDEEINLAINKTLTNQENNEKEDEDENIIKTETLGNEENEKETMKVDVVDDLLSLIYFGSMFDVKSPSDFNSIMLTRTHERNCCLTYDYVTDDAAAVMLGETDLDLISLMSSMLISRPADSSFSHRDALQKCVEHAKLWIEKSDQPISPNSNVTYAALREKLVKIIGSDYLKITPEMKAPAEVAAEAAGTYTYQLPVGDSANQPEQKEDDVKNFQINGTSGDQSSLTEDHTKQHEAETENSKEFPAQMEPTETNAGGAEGKDQYVPRRSYNNQRGGGRNGSTGGSRRGYGSGRGGRSGGRGGPYQNGRNQYNDQQQPGNYYPRNHHHGGSRGRGGVRGNGGGGNGAYNHHGSGGVEAAES, encoded by the exons ATGGCGTCAGTCACCGCAGTTTCCGACGTTACCGACGGACCTGTTCTTACACTCATCAACAAACGCATCCGTAACCTAAAAAAAAAACTCAATCGAATCACTCAACTTGAAGAATCCGTCGCTCAAGGTAAATCCGTCATCAAAAACAAAGAACAAAAAGATCTCCTCGCATCTAAACCTTCAATTCTCGCCGCCATAGACGAACTCGACAAGTTCCGGCAGCCGTTATCCGTTGCCGTCGATGAAGAGATCAATCTCGCTATAAATAAAACCCTAACTAATCAGGAAAACAATGAGAaggaagatgaagatgaaaatATAATCAAAACTGAAACCCTAGGAAATGAGGAAAATGAAAAGGAGACTATGAAGGTTGATGTTGTGGATGATCTGTTGAGTTTGATTTATTTCGGTAGTATGTTTGATGTGAAATCGCCAAGCGATTTCAATTCGATTATGCTGACTAGGACTCATGAGAGAAATTGTTGTTTGACTTATGATTATGTGACTGATGATGCTGCTGCTGTGATGTTGGGGGAGACTGATTTGGATTTGATATCATTGATGAGTTCGATGTTGATTTCGAGACCGGCTGATTCGAGTTTTTCGCATCGGGATGCATTGCAGAAATGTGTTGAACACGCTAAGCTTTGGATTGAGAAGTCTGATCAGCCAATCAGTCCTAACTCGAATGTTACGT ATGCTGCTTTGAGAGAGAAGTTAGTGAAGATTATTGGGTCGGATTATTTGAAAATAACCCCGGAGATGAAAGCACCGGCTGAAGTGGCTGCGGAAGCGGCTGGAACTTATACGTATCAGTTGCCTGTGGGAGATTCAGCTAATCAACCTGAGCAAAAG GAAGATGATGTTAAAAATTTCCAGATAAATGGGACTTCTGGAGACCAATCAAGTCTCACTGAAGATCATACAAAG CAGCATGAGGCAGAAACTGAAAACTCCAAAGAATTTCCAGCTCAGATGGAGCCCACCGAAACAAATGCCGGTGGTGCAGAAGGTAAGGACCAATACGTACCTCGCCGATCTTATAACAACCAAAGAGGTGGTGGCCGCAACGGAAGCACTGGCGGCAGTCGCAGAGGTTATGGAAGTGGTCGTGGTGGTCGAAGTGGCGGAAGAGGTGGACCCTACCAGAATGGACGTAACCAATACAATGACCAGCAGCAGCCAGGAAATTATTACCCAAGGAACCACCACCATGGTGGTAGTAGAGGACGAGGAGGTGTCAGGGGTAATGGTGGCGGCGGTAATGGTGCTTACAACCACCATGGTTCTGGTGGTGTTGAAGCTGCAGAGTCTTGA
- the LOC139897682 gene encoding uncharacterized protein isoform X2 codes for MASVTAVSDVTDGPVLTLINKRIRNLKKKLNRITQLEESVAQGKSVIKNKEQKDLLASKPSILAAIDELDKFRQPLSVAVDEEINLAINKTLTNQENNEKEDEDENIIKTETLGNEENEKETMKVDVVDDLLSLIYFGSMFDVKSPSDFNSIMLTRTHERNCCLTYDYVTDDAAAVMLGETDLDLISLMSSMLISRPADSSFSHRDALQKCVEHAKLWIEKSDQPISPNSNVTYAALREKLVKIIGSDYLKITPEMKAPAEVAAEAAGTYTYQLPVGDSANQPEQKEDDVKNFQINGTSGDQSSLTEDHTKHEAETENSKEFPAQMEPTETNAGGAEGKDQYVPRRSYNNQRGGGRNGSTGGSRRGYGSGRGGRSGGRGGPYQNGRNQYNDQQQPGNYYPRNHHHGGSRGRGGVRGNGGGGNGAYNHHGSGGVEAAES; via the exons ATGGCGTCAGTCACCGCAGTTTCCGACGTTACCGACGGACCTGTTCTTACACTCATCAACAAACGCATCCGTAACCTAAAAAAAAAACTCAATCGAATCACTCAACTTGAAGAATCCGTCGCTCAAGGTAAATCCGTCATCAAAAACAAAGAACAAAAAGATCTCCTCGCATCTAAACCTTCAATTCTCGCCGCCATAGACGAACTCGACAAGTTCCGGCAGCCGTTATCCGTTGCCGTCGATGAAGAGATCAATCTCGCTATAAATAAAACCCTAACTAATCAGGAAAACAATGAGAaggaagatgaagatgaaaatATAATCAAAACTGAAACCCTAGGAAATGAGGAAAATGAAAAGGAGACTATGAAGGTTGATGTTGTGGATGATCTGTTGAGTTTGATTTATTTCGGTAGTATGTTTGATGTGAAATCGCCAAGCGATTTCAATTCGATTATGCTGACTAGGACTCATGAGAGAAATTGTTGTTTGACTTATGATTATGTGACTGATGATGCTGCTGCTGTGATGTTGGGGGAGACTGATTTGGATTTGATATCATTGATGAGTTCGATGTTGATTTCGAGACCGGCTGATTCGAGTTTTTCGCATCGGGATGCATTGCAGAAATGTGTTGAACACGCTAAGCTTTGGATTGAGAAGTCTGATCAGCCAATCAGTCCTAACTCGAATGTTACGT ATGCTGCTTTGAGAGAGAAGTTAGTGAAGATTATTGGGTCGGATTATTTGAAAATAACCCCGGAGATGAAAGCACCGGCTGAAGTGGCTGCGGAAGCGGCTGGAACTTATACGTATCAGTTGCCTGTGGGAGATTCAGCTAATCAACCTGAGCAAAAG GAAGATGATGTTAAAAATTTCCAGATAAATGGGACTTCTGGAGACCAATCAAGTCTCACTGAAGATCATACAAAG CATGAGGCAGAAACTGAAAACTCCAAAGAATTTCCAGCTCAGATGGAGCCCACCGAAACAAATGCCGGTGGTGCAGAAGGTAAGGACCAATACGTACCTCGCCGATCTTATAACAACCAAAGAGGTGGTGGCCGCAACGGAAGCACTGGCGGCAGTCGCAGAGGTTATGGAAGTGGTCGTGGTGGTCGAAGTGGCGGAAGAGGTGGACCCTACCAGAATGGACGTAACCAATACAATGACCAGCAGCAGCCAGGAAATTATTACCCAAGGAACCACCACCATGGTGGTAGTAGAGGACGAGGAGGTGTCAGGGGTAATGGTGGCGGCGGTAATGGTGCTTACAACCACCATGGTTCTGGTGGTGTTGAAGCTGCAGAGTCTTGA